A single genomic interval of Pomacea canaliculata isolate SZHN2017 linkage group LG5, ASM307304v1, whole genome shotgun sequence harbors:
- the LOC112564837 gene encoding uncharacterized protein LOC112564837 has translation MVTLGVHNKRLPLEDVLARKIREEFVRTVDPSLLIPNLPHNLLTDVDEEMIQARQDTHGRTHAAWRMLNLLSRRGNWVTGLQQGLRSRQVRLEHLAQKIEDLLCEFAVLIGEVAMEVDFVEEEEDDMEVDHDSPLPPRTAGLTLDEPLLKELEGRHLSDLVDDQVQRFQKAVISAIAETFFTTVAKEPQHVTHLIELYKNIVNTICATSVTVGCLHVGLRMNYVSDVSTIRKLLEGGSLVQLLEHGLLTEERRRWLREQAAGYGLIWRRIGLRVAITEDNLNHCEAFLKWVNEPSLARSVGEALLFNLLSTCPQASAKMYHVTHIPRLLRSFLDWLATHHPVLATTVATELVDRPWEKALIFAMKACREFFRLDVDYVADLTTIVSTLFVKLSQEKVVATAGVQMRVDTGREGEAMVVLDVQELSHLSLDFLPAAERLRTAGLLVPVTSSGHLGRLTFCDPFVADHAISSMVSSLPAPDDKHLSFALGVGSHHIVLHLLAKDDTSPSQPLTLPSKLVSSADTSLSHPLSSPSDTTQLLLDCLSCYDTSHPAFELVAALSPEWPPPAHIAVSTCPALTPALKRKLRHLRLDDVDWETTETTLQAVVSATRHVDLSRKLSDATDVELRAVLACTQLTNVPGPLVLRPMLLSVAWQDRSPRRLASHPALKLCNNRLQERHVCCLETAMLGLESVAHFDLSDCEVSLTHLQRLLDAMPCHSVQELVLNGIRLTDDKEGQLPKFSHLGKLRHLMLERTGLRDKHLQHLGRQLQALPDLRELSLASNVITSTGLSHLVPALASRSTLRLLRLSECELDVGSAFVIGCILAAARDLHVINLNACHLQDDGLQHLVRVLHDKLRLTKVSLWQGVTLLKG, from the exons GAGATGATTCAAGCACGGCAGGACACTCACGGCCGGACCCACGCGGCTTGGCGCATGTTAAATCTGTTGTCAAGAAGAGGGAACTGGGTGACTGGTCTACAGCAGGGACTACGCAGCAGGCAGGTGCGACTGGAACACCTGGCCCAAAAGATTGAGGACCTGTTATGTGAGTTTGCAGTTCTTATTG GTGAGGTGGCGATGGAGGTGGATTTCgtcgaagaagaagaagatgacatGGAAGTTGACCACGACAGTCCACTTCCTCCGCGTACTGCGGGACTTACTCTTGATGAACCACTTCTAAAGGAGCTGGAAGGACGCCATCTTAGTGACCTTGTAGACGATCAAGTCCAAAGGTTTCAGAAGGCGGTCATATCAGCTATCGCGGAAACCTTTTTCACAACTGTTGCCAAGGAACCACAGCAT GTGACGCATTTAATCGagctttataaaaatattgtcaacacCATCTGCGCCACGTCTGTGACTGTTGGCTGTCTACATGTAGGCCTGCGTATGAACTATGTGAGTGACGTCAGCACAATCCGGAAGTTGCTGGAGGGCGGGTCGCTGGTGCAGCTGTTGGAGCACGGCCTGCTGACGGAGGAGCGGCGCCGCTGGCTGAGGGAGCAGGCGGCCGGCTATGGACTGATATGGCGGCGGATTGGGCTCAGAGTGGCCATTACGGAGGACAACCTCAACCACTGTGAAGCTTTCCTGAAATGGGTCAACG AGCCCTCACTTGCCCGGTCAGTGGGAGAAGCGCTGCTGTTCAACCTCCTGTCCACATGTCCGCAGGCGAGCGCCAAGATGTACCACGTGACCCACATCCCCCGCCTGCTGAGGTCTTTTCTAGACTGGCTAGCCACCCATCACCCAGTCTTGGCGACAACAGTAGCAACGGAGTTAGTTGACAGGCCTTGGGAAAAGGCTTTGATCTTTGCTATGAAAGCTTGCAGGGAGTTTTTTCGATTAGACGTTGACTACGTCGCCGACTTGACAACGATCGTGTCGACGCTTTTTGTCAAACTCAGCCAGGAGAAAGTCGTCGCCACGGCAGGGGTACAAATGAGGGTGGACACTGGGCGGGAGGGGGAAGCAATGGTAGTACTGGACGTACAGGAGTTGTCACACTTGTCTTTAGACTTCCTCCCCGCGGCTGAGCGGCTGCGCACTGCCGGCCTTCTCGTGCCCGTCACGTCATCAGGTCACCTGGGGCGGCTCACCTTCTGTGACCCCTTTGTGGCGGACCATGCGATCAGTAGCATGGTGTCTAGTTTGCCTGCTCCTGACGACAAACATTTGTCCTTTGCCTTAGGAGTTGGCTCCCATCACATCGTCCTTCACCTCCTCGCGAAGGATGACACCTCTCCCTCACAACCCTTGACGCTACCCTCAAAGCTTGTCTCTAGTGCCGACACGTCACTCTCACATCCCCTATCTTCTCCAAGTGACACTACGCAGCTGCTGCTGGATTGTCTCTCTTGCTATGACACTTCACATCCAGCCTTTGAGTTGGTGGCAGCACTTTCCCCAGAGTGGCCTCCACCTGCGCATATTGCGGTCAGCACGTGTCCCGCCCTCACACCGGCCCTCAAGCGGAAGCTGCGTCACCTAAGGCTTGACGACGTCGACTGGGAGACGACAGAAACGACGCTGCAAGCTGTGGTGTCGGCCACCCGTCATGTTGACCTCAGCAGAAAGCTCAGCGACGCTACAGATGTGGAGCTGCGGGCCGTGCTTGCATGCACTCAGCTCACCAACGTACCCGGTCCTCTCGTCCTCCGCCCCATGCTTCTGTCGGTCGCCTGGCAGGATCGAAGCCCGCGGCGCCTGGCCAGTCACCCGGCCCTGAAACTCTGCAACAACCGCCTGCAGGAACGCCACGTGTGCTGTCTAGAGACCGCCATGTTAGGCTTGGAGTCGGTCGCTCACTTTGATCTGTCGGACTGCGAGGTCAGCCTGACCCATCTTCAGCGGCTGCTGGACGCCATGCCCTGTCATTCGGTGCAAGAACTGGTCTTAAACGGTATACGCCTGACAGACGACAAAGAAGGACAACTCCCCAAGTTTTCTCACCTGGGAAAACTACGCCACTTGATGCTGGAGCGTACTGGCCTTCGCGACAAACACCTTCAGCACTTGGGACGACAACTCCAGGCACTTCCCGACTTGCGCGAGCTTTCCCTAGCCTCAAATGTCATCACCTCGACAGGGTTGTCACACTTGGTGCCGGCTCTGGCCTCGCGCTCCACCTTGCGGCTGCTGCGATTGAGTGAGTGTGAGCTGGACGTCGGGTCGGCCTTCGTGATTGGATGCATTCTGGCCGCCGCACGTGATTTGCACGTGATCAACCTAAACGCCTGTCACCTTCAAGACGATGGGCTCCAGCACCTTGTGCGAGTTCTTCACGACAAACTGCGACTAACCAAAGTGTCCCTGTGGCAGGGGGTTACTCTACTGAAGGGCTAA